Proteins from one Gossypium raimondii isolate GPD5lz chromosome 8, ASM2569854v1, whole genome shotgun sequence genomic window:
- the LOC105792281 gene encoding uncharacterized protein LOC105792281 isoform X2 — translation MPFPMKIQPIDFNTEEVAPPRLETVKPVMKSRFKRLFERQFPSVLRNSAADKVAAPAAVAAADELPFNKECTGEFEPSSVCLAKMVQNFIEETNEKQQSGAVRCSRNRCNCFNRNCNEGSEDEMDGFSFGDSNLTSSGESPEILKSLVSCASVNERNLLADTAKIVENNKICKRKDDFCRKIVTDGLLALGYDASICKSHWEKSPSYPAGEYEYIDVIIEGERLLIDIDFRSEFEIARSTKAYKSILQMLPFIFVGKTDRLQKIIAIVSEAVKQSLKKKGMHVPPWRKAEYVKAKWLSPHNRTTPSPSPTVTPTPTIETPKEVELETKAKEKTQPELNPEMKNSVEDSELGESIFAFSDSSEEGKEEEKEAWKLPEIKPKNSLIGVKLVTGLASVIEDEPIKF, via the exons ATGCCTTTCCCAATGAAGATCCAACCGATCGATTTCAACACGGAGGAGGTGGCGCCTCCGCGGTTGGAAACAGTGAAGCCGGTGATGAAATCGCGGTTCAAGCGGCTGTTTGAGCGGCAGTTCCCTAGCGTTTTGAGGAATTCCGCGGCGGATAAGGTCGCTGCTCCTGCTGCCGTCGCCGCCGCCGATGAGCTGCCTTTTAACAAGGAATGCACCGGGGAGTTCGAACCGAGCTCCGTTTGCTTGGCGAAGATGGTCCAGAATTTCATCGAAGAGACCAACGAGAAGCAACAATCCGGTGCTGTCAGGTGTAGCCGGAACCGCTGCAACTGCTTCAATCGTAACTGCAACGAAGGCTCGGAAGACGAAATGGATGGTTTCAGCTTCGGTGACTCCAATCTCACTTCTTCTGGGGAATCACCTGAAATTCTAAAG AGTTTGGTTTCTTGTGCTAGTGTGAATGAAAGGAATTTGTTGGCGGATACAGCAAAGATTGTGGAGAATAACAAGATCTGTAAACGCAAAGATGATTTTTGCAGGAAAATTGTTACTGATGGATTATTAGCCCTTGGATATGATGCTTCTATCTGCAAATCTCATTGGGAAAAATCCCCCTCTTATCCCGCTG GGGAATATGAATATATTGATGTGATAATTGAAGGGGAACGATTGCTGATCGACATTGATTTCAGATCAGAATTCGAAATCGCCCGATCAACAAAAGCTTACAAATCAATCCTCCAAATGCTTCCCTTCATCTTTGTAGGCAAAACTGATCGTCTTCAGAAGATAATTGCTATTGTTTCCGAGGCTGTAAAGCAAAGCCTAAAGAAGAAGGGAATGCACGTCCCTCCATGGCGAAAAGCTGAGTATGTCAAGGCCAAATGGCTCTCTCCTCATAACCGAACCACGCCTTCTCCTTCGCCCACTGTTACACCCACACCCACAATTGAAACACCCAAAGAAGTTGAATTAGAAACCAAAGCTAAAGAGAAAACCCAACCTGAATTGAACCCCGAAATGAAAAACTCAGTTGAAGATTCTGAGTTGGGGGAATCCATATTTGCTTTCTCTGATAGCTCTGAAGAAGGGAAGGAAGAGGAGAAAGAAGCATGGAAGCTACCTGAGATAAAACCCAAGAATTCACTAATTGGGGTTAAGCTAGTGACTGGTTTGGCTTCAGTAATAGAAGATGaaccaataaaattttga
- the LOC105792281 gene encoding uncharacterized protein LOC105792281 isoform X1: MPFPMKIQPIDFNTEEVAPPRLETVKPVMKSRFKRLFERQFPSVLRNSAADKVAAPAAVAAADELPFNKECTGEFEPSSVCLAKMVQNFIEETNEKQQSGAVRCSRNRCNCFNRNCNEGSEDEMDGFSFGDSNLTSSGESPEILKQSLVSCASVNERNLLADTAKIVENNKICKRKDDFCRKIVTDGLLALGYDASICKSHWEKSPSYPAGEYEYIDVIIEGERLLIDIDFRSEFEIARSTKAYKSILQMLPFIFVGKTDRLQKIIAIVSEAVKQSLKKKGMHVPPWRKAEYVKAKWLSPHNRTTPSPSPTVTPTPTIETPKEVELETKAKEKTQPELNPEMKNSVEDSELGESIFAFSDSSEEGKEEEKEAWKLPEIKPKNSLIGVKLVTGLASVIEDEPIKF, translated from the exons ATGCCTTTCCCAATGAAGATCCAACCGATCGATTTCAACACGGAGGAGGTGGCGCCTCCGCGGTTGGAAACAGTGAAGCCGGTGATGAAATCGCGGTTCAAGCGGCTGTTTGAGCGGCAGTTCCCTAGCGTTTTGAGGAATTCCGCGGCGGATAAGGTCGCTGCTCCTGCTGCCGTCGCCGCCGCCGATGAGCTGCCTTTTAACAAGGAATGCACCGGGGAGTTCGAACCGAGCTCCGTTTGCTTGGCGAAGATGGTCCAGAATTTCATCGAAGAGACCAACGAGAAGCAACAATCCGGTGCTGTCAGGTGTAGCCGGAACCGCTGCAACTGCTTCAATCGTAACTGCAACGAAGGCTCGGAAGACGAAATGGATGGTTTCAGCTTCGGTGACTCCAATCTCACTTCTTCTGGGGAATCACCTGAAATTCTAAAG CAGAGTTTGGTTTCTTGTGCTAGTGTGAATGAAAGGAATTTGTTGGCGGATACAGCAAAGATTGTGGAGAATAACAAGATCTGTAAACGCAAAGATGATTTTTGCAGGAAAATTGTTACTGATGGATTATTAGCCCTTGGATATGATGCTTCTATCTGCAAATCTCATTGGGAAAAATCCCCCTCTTATCCCGCTG GGGAATATGAATATATTGATGTGATAATTGAAGGGGAACGATTGCTGATCGACATTGATTTCAGATCAGAATTCGAAATCGCCCGATCAACAAAAGCTTACAAATCAATCCTCCAAATGCTTCCCTTCATCTTTGTAGGCAAAACTGATCGTCTTCAGAAGATAATTGCTATTGTTTCCGAGGCTGTAAAGCAAAGCCTAAAGAAGAAGGGAATGCACGTCCCTCCATGGCGAAAAGCTGAGTATGTCAAGGCCAAATGGCTCTCTCCTCATAACCGAACCACGCCTTCTCCTTCGCCCACTGTTACACCCACACCCACAATTGAAACACCCAAAGAAGTTGAATTAGAAACCAAAGCTAAAGAGAAAACCCAACCTGAATTGAACCCCGAAATGAAAAACTCAGTTGAAGATTCTGAGTTGGGGGAATCCATATTTGCTTTCTCTGATAGCTCTGAAGAAGGGAAGGAAGAGGAGAAAGAAGCATGGAAGCTACCTGAGATAAAACCCAAGAATTCACTAATTGGGGTTAAGCTAGTGACTGGTTTGGCTTCAGTAATAGAAGATGaaccaataaaattttga
- the LOC105792280 gene encoding basic leucine zipper 10: MVEREEKQDQTQIANRRGKKISLKTMNSVFSVDDFSDPFWVASATGAAAGMSRSQSEWALEKFLEEFSGAGAAIQGSRAGENVIGTSLAAPQAPVSKSENGDGDGGAVEVKKPNNLNPPPSDSTPTVPIDADEYRAILKNKLHQACAAVALSRASAVKAEGSSAQAENQALQSGSDVQGSSKTQEQGEPDAGISAVSTTQKKSGTQMRQATSGSSREDSDDGELEGDTETTENMDPADAKRARRMRSNRESARRSRRRKQAQMNELETQVGQLRAEHSSLLKRLTDMNHKYDEAAVDNRILKADIETLRAKVKMAEETVKRVTGINPVLLSRPSVPSVPVPFVSSPLESSTGSVPLPPNTSKLFHQPVPNIAAPIHHPRLDNSFTGNNLVTPIVNPQTEIGVENVNKTSALQHAPRGVQKQIGPCVSPCVPMPGWEPGLPHGAATNNKQS, translated from the exons ATGGTAGAACGAGAAGAAAAACAAGACCAAACGCAAATTGCAAATCGCCGAGGAAAGaagatttcactgaaaacgatGAATAGCGTGTTCTCAGTTGACGATTTCTCCGACCCTTTTTGGGTGGCTTCTGCTACAGGCGCTGCGGCGGGGATGAGCCGAAGCCAATCGGAGTGGGCGTTAGAGAAGTTTCTAGAAGAATTTTCTGGTGCTGGTGCGGCGATCCAGGGGTCACGTGCGGGTGAGAATGTGATTGGTACGTCTTTGGCGGCACCTCAAGCGCCGGTTTCAAAATCTGAAAATGGTGACGGGGATGGTGGCGCGGTGGAGGTAAAAAAGCCTAATAATCTTAATCCTCCGCCGTCCGATTCGACACCGACGGTACCGATTGACGCGGATGAGTACCGCGCGATCCTTAAGAACAAGCTCCATCAAGCCTGCGCTGCTGTTGCTCTCTCTCGT GCGTCGGCTGTGAAGGCAGAAGGTTCGTCTGCGCAAGCTGAAAATCAAGCGCTTCAGTCGGGATCCGATGTTCAAG GTTCCTCAAAGACACAGGAACAGGGTGAACCTGATGCTGGTATTTCGGCTGTTTCAACTACACAAAAAAAATCAGGGACACAAATGAGGCAAGCCACAAGTGGGTCATCAAGAGAAGATTCAGATGATGGTGAACTTGAAGGAGATACTGAAACCACCGAAAACATGGATCCGGCTGATGCAAAGCGTGCTCGGAG AATGCGGTCAAATCGAGAATCAGCCAGACGCTCTAGAAGAAGAAAGCAAGCACAAATGAATGAACTTGAAACACAG GTTGGTCAATTAAGAGCTGAGCATTCCTCATTACTTAAGCGTCTAACTGACATGAATCACAAGTATGATGAAGCTGCCGTTGACAATAGAATTCTGAAGGCTGATATTGAGACATTAAGAGCAAAG GTCAAAATGGCTGAAGAAACAGTTAAGCGAGTGACTGGCATTAACCCCGTTCTTCTATCTAGGCCCAGTGTACCTAGTGTGCCCGTGCCTTTTGTTAGCAGCCCATTGGAATCATCCACAGGTTCCGTGCCATTGCCGCCGAACACTAGTAAGCTATTTCACCAACCAGTTCCTAACATTGCTGCTCCCATCCATCACCCGAGACTAGACAACAGTTTCACAGGCAACAACCTGGTTACTCCTATCGTGAATCCACAAACCGAAATAGGAGTGGAAAATGTGAACAAAACATCTGCATTGCAGCATGCGCCGAGAGGCGTGCAAAAGCAGATTGGCCCTTGTGTGAGTCCATGCGTGCCCATGCCTGGCTGGGAACCCGGACTACCCCATGGGGCTGCCACGAACAACAAGCAAAGCTAA
- the LOC105792282 gene encoding uncharacterized protein LOC105792282 produces MGSSSLITLEDVLESLMNDGTIDALKLKIINQLKANEELKNTTIKMAKQSKVLTCLVRRNRPKENCLMHLGRNLTHGDNFAAKRMRKLTQRRVVDYTSIVVRYMHGLPEFLGIHTNIGLKRMGELDPKTFHDTCKSRFPPDEAEIQATTLYSSWQENLKNPDWHPVFRRN; encoded by the exons atgggGTCATCATCATTAATAACCCTAGAAGATGTGTTGGAGTCATTGATGAATGATGGAACCATTGATGCTCTCAAGTTGAAGATTATAAATCAGCTAAAAGCCAAT GAGGAGCTGAAGAACACAACGATCAAAATGGCAAAGCAGAGTAAGGTCCTAACATGTCTGGTGCGGAGAAACAGACCAAAAGAGAATTGTTTGATGCACTTAGGCAGGAACTTGA ctCATGGTGACAATTTTGCTGCGAAAAGAATGAGAAAGCTGACCCAAAGGAGAGTTGTTGATTATACTAGTATTGTTGTGCGATATATGCAT GGTTTGCCAGAATTTTTGGGTATTCACACTAATATTGGATTAAAGAGAATGGGAGAGCTTGATCCAAAGACTTTTCATGACACTTGTAAGTCGCGATTTCCTCCTGATGAAGCAGAAATTCAGGCCACTACTCTATACTCATCATGGCAGGAGAATCTGAAGAATCCAGATTGGCATCCAGTTTTCAGGAGAAACTAA